A single genomic interval of Malania oleifera isolate guangnan ecotype guangnan chromosome 11, ASM2987363v1, whole genome shotgun sequence harbors:
- the LOC131168538 gene encoding protein ENDOPLASMIC RETICULUM-ARRESTED PEN3, giving the protein MDVNGNSNAAVESQLGGRIKLNVGGKLFETTVSTIQAGGPDSLLAVLSARPNPHNPVFIDRDPEIFSVLLSLLRSDRLPSAASRFSKQELADEALYYGIESRLRSALSPPPFTGIDASVVTTIRPAADGLPSAFTAFAADGSVWIAHGGQISSYDWNLTHAGTIRTHLEDITSIRRVWPEVAAIGSDAAAGLHFYDISGGRHVGSAHWTDSSDPRIYRARVTAIADSSSSVFASFECKHRENCILAIDKSTLQIASEIGRQSGGSAKTLVAGKLTYLPESGAIASTAVTCGAFGYSGYIRLWDPRSGEVVWETIEPGSGRSSRFGDSFADADIDVDGSTLFKVCSKSGDLAVADLRNLGEDPWVYLKDKNPSLRNTGGGGSCVLHCYKKQVFVGREGGLEVWSRVEERETEGEERESGFCEGSYRRNYVDKVQDSERGVIRKMEGGGNRLFVSRQNVEGIEVWESSHLSGVISVL; this is encoded by the coding sequence ATGGATGTCAATGGAAATTCTAACGCTGCTGTAGAGTCCCAATTGGGCGGTCGCATCAAGCTCAACGTCGGCGGCAAGCTATTCGAAACCACCGTATCCACGATCCAAGCCGGCGGCCCAGACTCTCTCCTCGCCGTCCTTTCCGCCCGCCCCAACCCCCATAATCCGGTTTTCATCGACCGCGATCCGGAGATCTTCTCCGTCCTCCTCTCCCTCCTCCGCTCCGACCGCCTCCCCTCCGCCGCCAGCCGTTTCTCCAAGCAAGAGCTCGCTGACGAAGCCCTCTACTACGGCATCGAGTCCCGCCTCAGATCCGCCTTGTCCCCGCCTCCCTTCACCGGCATCGATGCCTCCGTCGTCACCACCATTCGTCCGGCCGCCGACGGCCTTCCCTCCGCCTTCACCGCCTTCGCCGCCGACGGATCCGTTTGGATTGCCCACGGCGGTCAGATCTCCAGCTACGATTGGAACCTGACGCACGCCGGAACCATCCGGACTCACCTCGAGGACATCACCTCCATCCGCCGCGTCTGGCCGGAAGTCGCCGCCATCGGATCGGACGCCGCCGCCGGACTTCACTTCTACGACATCTCCGGCGGCCGCCACGTCGGTTCGGCTCACTGGACCGATTCGTCGGACCCGCGGATCTACAGGGCCCGAGTTACCGCCATCGCCGATTCATCAAGCTCCGTCTTCGCCTCCTTCGAGTGCAAACATAGAGAGAACTGCATCCTGGCGATCGACAAATCGACGCTGCAGATCGCGTCAGAGATCGGTCGTCAATCCGGCGGTTCTGCGAAGACCTTGGTCGCCGGGAAACTGACGTACCTACCGGAATCCGGCGCCATCGCGAGTACCGCCGTCACGTGTGGCGCGTTTGGATACTCCGGGTACATCCGACTGTGGGACCCGAGATCCGGCGAGGTGGTTTGGGAGACGATAGAGCCCGGGTCGGGGCGAAGCAGCAGGTTTGGGGACTCGTTCGCAGACGCGGACATTGACGTGGACGGGTCGACCCTTTTCAAGGTGTGCTCCAAATCGGGCGACTTGGCGGTGGCGGATCTCCGTAATTTGGGGGAGGATCCATGGGTATATTTGAAAGATAAGAACCCGAGTTTGAGAAATACGGGTGGAGGGGGTAGCTGCGTTTTGCATTGTTACAAGAAGCAAGTGTTTGTGGGGAGAGAGGGGGGATTGGAGGTTTGGTCTagggttgaggagagagaaacaGAAGGGGAAGAGAGAGAAAGTGGGTTTTGTGAGGGTTCATATAGGAGGAACTATGTGGATAAGGTGCAAGATAGTGAACGAGGGGTTATAAGGAAAATGGAAGGTGGTGGGAATAGGCTATTTGTGAGCCGACAAAATGTGGAGGGCATTGAGGTGTGGGAAAGCTCCCATCTTTCGGGTGTGATTTCAGTTTTGTGA